A window of Exiguobacterium sp. FSL W8-0210 contains these coding sequences:
- the cccB gene encoding cytochrome c551, translated as MKLKNLLLALGLGTTLALAACGGSDDSSSSDSSSTKEESTMNDDSSKTETAVDAEKIFANNCASCHGNNLEGNVGPNLTKVGSKYSSEEIQEIIKNGKGQMPAGILKEDEEIVAVADWLAEKK; from the coding sequence TTACTCGCGTTAGGATTAGGGACGACACTTGCGCTCGCAGCATGTGGTGGTAGTGACGATTCAAGCTCTAGCGATTCGTCAAGCACGAAGGAAGAGTCGACGATGAACGATGATTCGTCGAAGACGGAAACAGCTGTTGATGCGGAAAAAATTTTCGCGAACAACTGTGCATCGTGTCACGGGAACAACCTTGAAGGAAATGTCGGACCGAACCTGACGAAGGTCGGCTCGAAGTATTCTTCAGAAGAAATCCAGGAAATCATCAAAAACGGGAAAGGGCAAATGCCTGCTGGAATCCTCAAAGAGGATGAAGAAATCGTTGCCGTTGCTGACTGGCTCGCGGAGAAAAAGTAA